GCCTTCGCGCTTGCGCAGCGCCGGCAGCGTCAGCAACGCGAGGATCATAAAGCCGGTCGGCACCATCAGGCGCGATACCAGCGGCCAGAAATCGAAGCCGCCGTCAATCGGCGCCCAAATCAGCGAGCCGATAAACACCAGCGCGAACAGCAATACCGCCGATGCTTTACGTCGGAAAAACTGAATCGCGGACAGAATGGTGACGATCCCGGCAATAAGGAAGTATTTACTGCCGCCAAGCATCGCAAGCTTGCCGCCGCCGATCGCAAAGAACAGGCCGGTAGCAAGCAGCACCAGACCCAACAATATGCACCATATACCCAGGCCTTTCGATGACCGGGTGGTAGTTTGAACCATGACAGAACTCTCCTGGTGGAACCAAGGCTTAGCAATAAGGCATAAGTCGCCGGCCTGAATAGCGGGGCGGCGCCCTGTTTTATTCTTCAGCCATAACAAACAGTTAACCTGAAACGGGTTCGCTACCCGCCGTTGGCATCCTGCCTTTTAACGCCAGCGCGCGCTGCGCCGCTAAAAAAGAAGGTAGACCAACGGCGCGGATTGTACCAATCGGTACGTTATGAGTTAAACAAAAAATTAACAACAGCGCGAAAATTCGCACTTTTGCTGCAAATGCGTAACGAAATATCCCACGGAAAATAACGGTAAGCGCGTGCCTGCGCAGAGAGGATGTGGATAAGCGATGTAAAGCGGGAACGCGCTTCCGTTAAGAGAGAAGCCGGAGAAATAACAGAAAAATCGGTCAATGCGCTTCCGCTGAGACGCAGGAAGCGCGTTTGAAAGTAATGCAGAGAGGAATAGCCGAAAGGGTTAGATCTGGCCCAGCGGCACAAACGCGACCCGCTTTTTGGAAATCAGCCCGTGGCCGTGCGGACAAAAATAATCGACCGCGCCGCAGGCCTTCAGCACCTGCAACGGCTGATGACAATCGGGACACTGCGCCTGCCGCGCATAATGCGTACCGCAATGCGCACAAAACAGATCGTTGTCGCCAGGCGTCAGCGGATGCTGGCATTTTTCACACGTCGCCATGATAGCCTCCTGAGTCAATGCGACGGCCCGTCGGCCGCAATGCAACATCATAAACCGACGCGCGCGGAAGATCCTGCGCCAGGTCATCTGCCGGCGTCGCCCATAAAAAAGGGCTGCGTTTCCGCAGCCCCATTGATTAGCGCTTGTTCTTTTTCAGATGCGAAAGCAGGCGCTTACGCTTACGCTGCTGGTTTGGCGTCAGCAGGTTACGTTTGCCAGCGAAGGGGTTATCCCCTTCTTTAAACTGGATACGGATCGGCGTACCCATCACGTTCAGCGAACGGCGGAAGTAGTTCATCAGGTAACGCTTGTAAGAATCGGGCAGATCCTTCACCTGGTTGCCGTGGATCACCACAATCGGCGGGTTATAGCCGC
This DNA window, taken from Mixta gaviniae, encodes the following:
- a CDS encoding zinc ribbon domain-containing protein is translated as MATCEKCQHPLTPGDNDLFCAHCGTHYARQAQCPDCHQPLQVLKACGAVDYFCPHGHGLISKKRVAFVPLGQI